A portion of the Wolbachia endosymbiont of Oedothorax gibbosus genome contains these proteins:
- the lepB gene encoding signal peptidase I has product MEELSKNWVIRTGRFLSSFFFLLLIALSIRSFLFEPFHIPSGSMKSTLLEGDYIFTSKYSYGYSKHSFPFSPNIFSGRIFYTPPKRGDIVVFKPTRNDSIRFVKRVIGTPGDKVQMIEGELYLNDQKVERRQIESFFDYESNRSIPRYIETLLNGKEHEILIDNVSHKLSYNIPVYYVPDDQFFVMGDNRNNSFDSRFPEIGFISAENIVGRVGMVGLSFKLGKVDWLPFNFRLPVALRFDRILHKVV; this is encoded by the coding sequence TTGGAAGAACTAAGCAAAAACTGGGTGATAAGAACGGGAAGGTTTTTATCTTCATTCTTTTTTTTACTGTTGATTGCGCTATCAATACGTAGTTTTTTATTTGAGCCATTTCATATACCTTCTGGTTCAATGAAAAGCACCCTACTTGAAGGGGATTACATTTTTACTAGTAAATATTCATACGGTTACAGTAAACACTCATTTCCATTTTCTCCAAACATTTTTAGCGGCAGGATTTTTTACACCCCTCCAAAGCGTGGCGACATAGTAGTTTTCAAACCCACGAGAAATGACAGCATCAGGTTTGTGAAGCGAGTAATAGGAACACCAGGTGACAAAGTGCAAATGATAGAGGGAGAATTATACCTAAATGATCAGAAAGTAGAGCGAAGGCAAATTGAAAGTTTTTTTGATTATGAGTCAAATCGCAGCATACCAAGATATATAGAAACGCTTTTAAATGGCAAGGAGCATGAGATTTTGATAGATAACGTTTCTCATAAGCTATCATATAACATTCCGGTTTATTATGTACCTGATGATCAATTTTTTGTTATGGGAGACAATAGAAATAATTCTTTTGATAGCAGGTTTCCTGAAATTGGGTTCATATCAGCAGAAAATATTGTCGGGCGTGTGGGCATGGTTGGTTTATCATTTAAATTAGGAAAGGTCGATTGGTTACCATTTAATTTCAGGTTACCTGTTGCTCTGAGATTTGACAGGATATTGCATAAAGTTGTGTAA
- a CDS encoding 5-(carboxyamino)imidazole ribonucleotide synthase, with protein sequence MNEPDALSKKVIGIIGGGQLGKMTAIAATKLGQKTHVFASAKDDPACSVADDFTIADFSDKKALESFAQSVDLVTIESENIPCSAIDIDVNFYPGKKALHISQNRLREKDFIKNLGIKTANYKSIQNYNELLKSSRAFGYPTRLKTTEMGYDGKGQYVLKNDSEVKQFASFDWNTEYILEASVDLLKEVSIVVARDKSGKVAFFPIAENYHVDGILDTSTVPAKIDSKLTQEVQRAAKKIANALDVIGILAIEFFVTKDNELLVNELAPRPHNSCHWSLDACNVSQFEQLVRIICGLPMQEVVLRFPCMTKNIIGNDIYDSHKYLSNEKASLTIYGKKEVRDKRKMGHVNIDLS encoded by the coding sequence ATGAATGAACCAGATGCGCTTAGCAAAAAAGTAATAGGAATAATAGGTGGTGGACAATTGGGTAAAATGACTGCTATCGCTGCAACAAAACTTGGACAAAAAACACATGTTTTTGCCAGTGCTAAAGACGATCCGGCTTGCTCTGTTGCTGATGATTTCACAATAGCAGATTTCTCTGATAAGAAAGCTCTTGAATCTTTTGCACAGAGTGTGGATTTAGTTACTATTGAGTCTGAAAATATTCCATGTAGCGCAATTGATATCGATGTAAATTTTTATCCGGGTAAAAAAGCGTTACACATTTCGCAAAACAGATTGAGAGAAAAGGATTTTATTAAAAACTTGGGTATAAAAACTGCTAACTATAAGAGTATACAAAATTATAATGAGCTACTGAAAAGCAGTAGAGCTTTTGGCTATCCAACAAGGCTGAAAACAACAGAAATGGGTTATGATGGAAAAGGGCAATATGTGCTTAAGAATGATTCTGAAGTGAAGCAATTTGCTTCCTTTGATTGGAATACAGAGTACATTCTTGAAGCAAGTGTTGATTTACTGAAAGAGGTTTCAATAGTCGTTGCAAGAGATAAAAGCGGTAAAGTAGCTTTTTTCCCTATAGCAGAAAATTACCACGTTGACGGAATACTTGATACTTCAACAGTGCCAGCTAAAATAGATAGTAAATTAACTCAAGAGGTACAACGAGCTGCAAAGAAAATAGCAAATGCGCTTGATGTAATAGGAATTCTGGCTATTGAATTTTTTGTTACTAAGGATAACGAATTGTTAGTTAATGAACTAGCTCCAAGACCTCACAATTCTTGCCACTGGAGCTTGGATGCATGCAACGTTAGTCAATTTGAACAGCTGGTTAGGATAATATGCGGGCTACCTATGCAGGAAGTAGTATTACGCTTTCCTTGTATGACGAAAAATATAATAGGTAATGATATATATGATTCTCATAAGTATTTGAGTAACGAAAAAGCTAGTTTAACCATATATGGGAAAAAAGAGGTTAGAGATAAGCGTAAAATGGGACATGTCAATATAGATTTAAGTTAA
- the apaG gene encoding Co2+/Mg2+ efflux protein ApaG, producing MLEYTLTTNFVEVTVLPIYIEEQSIPYENCYVWMYNVKIKNKSQSTIQLLSRHWQIIDYKGKVNEIAGVGVIGEQPVIKSGEVFKYTSGTYLNAPSGIMQGKYEFLNEESIKVFEVMIPPFSLDSPYIKTRPH from the coding sequence ATTCTAGAATACACACTAACTACCAACTTTGTTGAAGTTACAGTTTTACCAATTTACATTGAAGAGCAATCCATTCCTTATGAAAATTGCTATGTATGGATGTATAACGTTAAGATAAAAAACAAAAGTCAATCAACTATTCAATTGTTAAGTCGTCATTGGCAAATAATAGATTATAAGGGAAAAGTAAATGAAATTGCCGGAGTTGGTGTTATCGGAGAACAACCTGTGATAAAATCTGGAGAGGTATTTAAATACACAAGTGGAACATACTTAAATGCACCGTCAGGAATAATGCAGGGTAAGTATGAATTTCTGAATGAAGAAAGCATAAAAGTTTTTGAAGTCATGATACCACCCTTTTCTTTGGATAGTCCATACATCAAAACTAGACCCCATTAA
- a CDS encoding Rpn family recombination-promoting nuclease/putative transposase — MALSKFLDPRNDLCFKKIFGTEKNKNILIHFLNDILGFTEINAIQEVEFLSTIMDPEVASDKQSIVDVLCKDSHGNRYIAEMQLARDKGFEKRAQLYAAKAYSRQLDKSGNYIDLKKVFFIAISNCNLLPKEVDYISTHNIRDIKTNGHYLKDFQFIFIELPKFSKSKVEQLESTVERWCFFFKYAEETTEEDLQKIAEKAPIIKLAYDELDKFRWNEKDLVAYEERIMDLRKEEAILEYRLDLATEKGKKIGKEEGKIEGKIEGKIEGKIEVAKAMLANNVDVNTIVKFTGLSISEIEELSGNL; from the coding sequence ATGGCTCTTTCAAAATTTCTCGATCCTCGCAATGATTTGTGTTTCAAAAAAATCTTTGGAACGGAAAAAAATAAGAATATCCTGATCCACTTTTTGAACGATATTTTAGGGTTTACTGAGATAAATGCAATACAAGAAGTTGAGTTTCTTAGCACTATTATGGATCCCGAAGTTGCCTCTGATAAACAAAGTATTGTTGATGTTCTCTGCAAGGATTCTCACGGAAATAGATATATAGCAGAAATGCAGCTCGCTAGAGACAAGGGCTTCGAAAAACGCGCTCAATTATATGCCGCTAAAGCCTACTCAAGACAATTAGATAAATCTGGCAACTACATTGATTTAAAGAAAGTTTTCTTTATTGCTATATCAAATTGTAACTTACTTCCTAAAGAAGTTGATTATATCTCTACTCATAATATACGTGATATAAAAACCAACGGCCATTACTTAAAAGATTTTCAATTTATCTTTATAGAATTGCCCAAATTTTCAAAAAGTAAAGTAGAACAGCTAGAAAGTACAGTAGAAAGGTGGTGTTTCTTTTTTAAATACGCAGAAGAAACAACAGAAGAAGATCTACAGAAAATAGCAGAAAAAGCACCAATAATAAAGCTAGCATATGATGAATTAGACAAGTTTCGTTGGAACGAAAAAGATTTAGTAGCTTACGAAGAAAGGATAATGGATCTACGGAAAGAAGAAGCCATTCTTGAATACAGACTTGATCTTGCTACTGAAAAAGGCAAAAAAATTGGTAAAGAAGAAGGGAAAATTGAAGGGAAAATTGAAGGGAAAATTGAAGGGAAAATTGAAGTCGCAAAAGCAATGCTTGCTAATAATGTTGATGTCAACACTATTGTCAAGTTTACTGGCCTTTCTATTAGTGAGATTGAAGAATTAAGTGGAAATCTGTGA